One window from the genome of Lentibacillus daqui encodes:
- a CDS encoding SHOCT domain-containing protein — translation MMYILSAFSIRLVISIIIAIVLLWIIFRFRAGKNGEGSSLEIMKERLEKGEITQEEFERAKKKQGK, via the coding sequence ATGATGTATATCCTTAGTGCATTTTCTATAAGGCTGGTCATATCCATTATCATTGCCATTGTGCTATTGTGGATTATTTTTCGCTTTAGGGCTGGTAAGAATGGGGAGGGAAGTTCACTGGAAATCATGAAAGAGCGTTTGGAAAAAGGTGAAATCACACAGGAAGAATTTGAGCGGGCTAAGAAGAAGCAGGGGAAATAA
- a CDS encoding YibE/F family protein, with amino-acid sequence MNTLVWMAGILLILMVIVGGKKGIRSFTALFLNFGVLILTILIMTIPNLNPIILTFIACTVISCISLFYINEVNQTTKTAFIATMITIVILLLFIVIVTKKAMIQGFGEEETEEISVFSLYIGVDFAKVGASVIIMSTIGAITEIAISIASSMREISHHNPRISRKKLFSSGLGIGRDILGTDTNTLFFAFFGNYLGLLIWFKDLSYSFGEITNSKVFNAEMINILCAGIGIALIIPVTAWITAYHLVKEKQDV; translated from the coding sequence ATGAATACATTAGTGTGGATGGCCGGGATTTTATTGATATTGATGGTCATTGTCGGAGGAAAAAAAGGTATTCGGTCGTTTACAGCATTATTCCTGAATTTTGGCGTGTTGATTCTGACCATACTGATTATGACGATTCCAAATCTGAACCCGATTATCCTGACGTTTATTGCCTGTACAGTGATTAGTTGCATCAGTCTTTTTTATATTAACGAGGTGAACCAGACAACAAAAACAGCGTTCATTGCGACGATGATAACCATTGTTATTTTGCTTTTGTTTATTGTTATCGTGACAAAAAAGGCGATGATTCAGGGATTTGGTGAAGAAGAGACAGAGGAAATCAGTGTATTTTCCCTCTATATTGGCGTGGATTTTGCCAAAGTTGGTGCATCGGTTATTATCATGAGTACCATCGGCGCAATTACCGAAATTGCCATTTCCATCGCCTCTTCCATGAGAGAGATAAGTCATCACAATCCACGTATCAGCAGGAAAAAGTTATTCTCGTCTGGATTGGGGATTGGGAGAGATATCCTGGGAACAGATACGAATACATTATTTTTTGCCTTCTTTGGAAATTATTTGGGACTGCTGATCTGGTTTAAAGATTTATCCTATTCATTTGGAGAAATCACCAATTCAAAGGTGTTTAATGCAGAAATGATCAATATCCTTTGTGCTGGAATTGGTATAGCGTTGATTATTCCGGTTACCGCCTGGATTACAGCATATCATTTGGTGAAGGAAAAGCAGGATGTTTAG
- a CDS encoding TetR/AcrR family transcriptional regulator: protein MKKGEKTKRRILEQGLKLFSSYGYEETALKDIAKNVNIKTPSIYAYFESKQDLFEQIVSFVIEDYLEFIEQQSYVIVNFPIEKKLYHVLVELNKYYYMNDKGSFLKRYWIYPPENFKELITAKNKKVEETIQDLVFSILKNNKENELIDEETIVISFTTILDGMLFYMMSSPYEEYERRLNTIWSVFWKGIRAS from the coding sequence TTGAAAAAAGGTGAAAAAACGAAAAGAAGAATACTGGAACAAGGTTTAAAGCTGTTTTCCTCGTATGGCTACGAGGAAACAGCACTTAAAGATATAGCTAAAAATGTAAACATTAAAACCCCTTCGATTTATGCTTATTTTGAAAGTAAGCAAGATCTCTTTGAACAAATTGTAAGTTTTGTTATTGAAGATTACTTAGAGTTTATCGAACAACAATCCTACGTTATAGTAAATTTTCCAATAGAGAAAAAACTATATCACGTTTTAGTTGAATTGAATAAATACTATTATATGAACGATAAAGGTTCTTTTCTCAAAAGGTATTGGATTTACCCGCCGGAAAATTTTAAAGAACTTATAACAGCCAAGAATAAGAAAGTAGAGGAAACGATTCAAGATCTTGTTTTTTCTATCTTAAAGAACAACAAAGAGAATGAGCTTATCGACGAGGAGACTATTGTTATTTCTTTTACAACCATATTAGACGGTATGCTTTTCTATATGATGAGCTCCCCTTATGAGGAATATGAACGTAGATTAAATACGATTTGGTCTGTATTTTGGAAGGGTATTCGCGCTTCGTGA
- a CDS encoding DMT family transporter, with translation MYWLFLILAGLFEVGGIINLKLTEGFTKLKPTIFFILSLCLSFFFLSVSLIEIPISIGYGIWTGVGASGSVLLGMFLFKEPKSAKKLILVAGIIFSIVSLKLIS, from the coding sequence ATGTATTGGTTATTTTTAATATTAGCTGGATTATTTGAAGTTGGCGGTATTATTAATCTAAAGTTAACGGAAGGATTTACAAAATTAAAGCCAACCATCTTTTTTATCTTATCTTTGTGTTTAAGTTTTTTCTTTCTTTCCGTCTCATTAATCGAAATCCCTATTAGTATCGGTTATGGTATATGGACTGGAGTGGGTGCATCAGGAAGTGTTTTACTTGGGATGTTTTTGTTTAAGGAACCGAAGAGTGCGAAGAAACTTATTTTAGTTGCAGGAATCATTTTTAGTATAGTAAGCTTAAAATTAATATCCTGA
- a CDS encoding YusW family protein — protein sequence MRRFIQLFAVLLLSFVLAACGQNDNNNAATDNNDTTENDQNQDQGQDQANNDDHADTGEMDDNNNNDQDDSTADMKDKMKQLDYTDFELEVSYGQQEYEAEIEQDRNTGEIEAEIEDDKINNIDTKGKEAFDKIYPNLKKLTIDRDTNKQDAIDQTLKAFDLPSDYTKFEIELTFEDNTKVEFEDKK from the coding sequence ATGAGACGATTCATACAACTATTTGCTGTCCTTTTATTATCATTTGTTCTGGCGGCATGCGGACAGAATGACAACAATAATGCAGCAACAGACAATAATGATACAACAGAAAATGATCAGAATCAGGATCAAGGGCAAGATCAGGCAAATAACGATGATCATGCCGACACGGGTGAAATGGACGATAACAACAACAATGATCAAGATGATTCAACTGCCGACATGAAAGACAAGATGAAACAACTGGACTATACAGATTTTGAATTGGAAGTTAGTTATGGACAACAAGAATATGAGGCGGAGATTGAACAAGACAGAAATACTGGAGAAATTGAAGCAGAAATTGAAGATGATAAAATAAATAATATCGATACTAAAGGAAAAGAAGCGTTTGATAAAATCTATCCCAACCTCAAAAAGCTCACAATTGACCGGGACACGAACAAGCAAGATGCAATTGATCAAACACTAAAAGCCTTTGATTTGCCATCGGACTATACAAAGTTTGAAATTGAGTTGACGTTTGAGGATAATACGAAGGTTGAATTTGAGGATAAAAAATAG
- a CDS encoding YdcF family protein yields MVILGIISLILFIIFLAFYLTDPRRMINGFLFNLFFCSFLIFCSYFGISSGSKIFVLIALIPFVFLLFILTFGLFALGIGLFLNGRILMKRESRRFANSLTFILGIFLLVLFLFRIVNPERFLPDYLEPLYGGAYLIIVYFFLHLANFLTAYFLYQFNKPKYNQDFIIVLGSGLINDKVPPLLASRINKAIDFYWKQAAVTFAPIVLFSGGQGPDENLPEAEAMQKYAVEKGLPSDHTLTETRSVNTFQNMLYSKQIMDSIKGGNYNSIFTTNNFHLFRASLYAKMAGLKSQGIGSKTAFYYWSNAMIREYIAIIVMQRKRHTVVVGTILGISILLTLLLVLFY; encoded by the coding sequence ATGGTTATTCTTGGTATTATTTCTCTAATTTTATTCATTATTTTCCTGGCATTTTATTTAACAGATCCCAGACGAATGATAAACGGTTTTCTATTTAACCTGTTTTTTTGTTCATTTCTTATTTTTTGTAGTTATTTTGGGATCAGCTCAGGTAGTAAGATTTTTGTGCTAATCGCTCTTATTCCATTTGTATTTCTACTCTTTATCCTGACATTTGGGTTATTCGCTCTGGGTATAGGATTATTTCTAAATGGCCGAATCCTGATGAAAAGGGAAAGCCGCCGTTTTGCCAACAGTTTGACATTCATTTTAGGTATCTTTCTTCTGGTATTATTTTTATTTCGCATCGTGAATCCGGAGCGTTTTTTACCTGATTATTTGGAACCTTTATACGGCGGGGCTTACTTAATAATCGTTTATTTCTTTTTACACTTAGCCAACTTTTTAACTGCTTATTTTTTGTATCAATTTAACAAGCCAAAATATAACCAAGACTTTATCATCGTGCTTGGCAGTGGTTTAATTAACGATAAAGTGCCGCCGCTCCTGGCCAGTCGAATTAATAAGGCGATTGATTTTTATTGGAAACAAGCGGCTGTCACTTTCGCACCTATTGTACTTTTTTCTGGCGGGCAAGGGCCGGATGAAAACCTGCCTGAAGCGGAAGCCATGCAAAAGTATGCTGTTGAAAAAGGACTTCCTTCTGATCATACATTGACAGAAACTCGGTCAGTTAACACATTCCAGAATATGCTTTACTCAAAACAAATAATGGATTCAATAAAAGGTGGCAACTATAACAGCATCTTTACTACAAACAATTTCCATCTATTCAGGGCCAGCTTATATGCAAAAATGGCAGGCCTAAAGAGCCAGGGAATCGGTTCGAAAACTGCATTCTACTACTGGTCAAATGCAATGATTCGAGAATATATCGCCATCATTGTCATGCAACGTAAACGTCATACCGTTGTAGTGGGGACCATTTTGGGTATTTCTATCCTTTTAACCCTTTTATTAGTTCTATTTTATTAA
- a CDS encoding MFS transporter has protein sequence MRKALFLTLGMFTLGFDAYVVAGLLPDIGTTFKISDSQTGQAVTVFTLCYAIAAPIFATLLAGKPARRILVLALAIFSVGNGASALAPNFPFLLIARAVAGVGAGLYSPLAAAAAASLVSEQKRGRALGMTLGGMSMGTVVGVPLGLIIAKHLGWHGTLGLITALGFIPMFGIAIWFPNFSASVPPSLRKRFAMMANGRVAATVGITFLTSIASLGLYTYMAPMLQDLAGVHNVTPYLWAWGVGGVVGSLFIGSLIDRTGRPGLLMGGILILLALSLFFLPLVIGIPVLVFLPFVVWGATGWASQAPQQHRLLRLQPDHGPAAVALNSSANYLGSSVGSALGGIIMVAGLTPSQLPLVTGCVVIIALLGQLGVLVLKNEQKVLNQCKRNENYWR, from the coding sequence ATGAGAAAGGCTCTTTTTCTCACGCTAGGCATGTTCACTCTAGGGTTTGATGCCTATGTGGTGGCTGGATTGTTACCTGATATTGGAACAACGTTTAAAATAAGTGATTCGCAAACAGGACAGGCAGTGACTGTCTTCACGCTTTGCTATGCTATTGCAGCCCCAATTTTTGCAACTTTATTAGCTGGGAAACCAGCGCGTAGGATTTTAGTGTTGGCACTTGCGATATTCTCAGTAGGTAACGGAGCTAGCGCACTAGCCCCTAATTTCCCTTTCTTGTTAATAGCACGTGCAGTTGCAGGTGTTGGGGCAGGATTATACTCGCCGTTAGCCGCCGCAGCCGCCGCATCACTTGTTTCCGAACAAAAACGGGGTCGCGCTTTAGGTATGACTTTAGGCGGCATGAGCATGGGGACTGTTGTGGGTGTTCCACTTGGGTTGATAATTGCTAAGCATTTAGGCTGGCATGGAACATTAGGGTTAATTACTGCTTTAGGCTTTATCCCCATGTTTGGAATTGCCATTTGGTTTCCAAACTTTTCGGCATCGGTTCCACCATCCCTGCGTAAACGTTTTGCAATGATGGCCAATGGGCGCGTTGCTGCAACCGTTGGTATCACTTTTCTAACGAGCATAGCAAGCTTAGGTCTCTATACGTATATGGCGCCAATGCTGCAGGACTTGGCAGGAGTTCATAATGTCACACCTTATTTGTGGGCATGGGGAGTCGGAGGTGTGGTTGGAAGCTTATTTATTGGTAGCCTTATTGACCGAACAGGTCGACCTGGACTACTTATGGGCGGAATATTGATCCTATTAGCATTATCCTTGTTTTTCCTGCCATTAGTTATAGGTATTCCTGTATTGGTATTCTTACCTTTTGTTGTTTGGGGGGCAACGGGATGGGCGTCACAGGCACCCCAACAGCATAGGTTACTTCGTTTACAGCCTGATCATGGCCCAGCTGCAGTCGCCTTAAACAGTTCCGCTAATTATTTGGGGAGTTCAGTGGGATCTGCACTTGGGGGGATTATTATGGTAGCCGGCTTAACACCTTCCCAACTCCCTTTGGTCACTGGCTGTGTTGTAATAATAGCTTTACTTGGGCAATTAGGCGTTTTGGTGTTAAAAAACGAGCAAAAAGTTTTGAATCAATGTAAAAGAAATGAAAATTATTGGAGGTAA
- a CDS encoding NUDIX hydrolase has translation MEWVKQIQAIAQTGLAYTRDVYDQERYEQLRELSIEIMSNYTKVDKETIRLDFANDTGYATPKVDIRGVVFNEQNEILLVKEKSDAQWSLPGGWGDIGYSPSEVAVKEIKEESGYAVKASRLLAVLDKSKHNHPPDPHYVYKIFIECKIVSGKSEAGVETSDVGFFDISNLPALSIKRNTKEQIELMFEFNNDPNKNIVFD, from the coding sequence TTGGAATGGGTTAAACAGATTCAAGCAATTGCTCAGACAGGCTTAGCATACACTCGTGATGTTTATGATCAAGAGCGTTACGAACAATTACGTGAGCTTAGTATCGAAATAATGAGCAATTATACTAAAGTAGATAAAGAGACAATAAGGTTGGACTTTGCCAATGATACTGGATATGCAACGCCCAAAGTAGATATTCGCGGGGTCGTTTTTAACGAACAAAATGAGATATTATTGGTAAAGGAAAAGTCGGATGCACAATGGTCTTTACCCGGTGGCTGGGGTGATATTGGCTATTCACCATCAGAGGTTGCAGTAAAAGAAATAAAAGAAGAATCTGGTTATGCGGTAAAAGCATCAAGATTGCTCGCTGTATTGGATAAAAGTAAGCATAATCACCCACCAGATCCCCATTATGTGTATAAGATTTTCATTGAATGTAAAATTGTTTCAGGAAAATCAGAAGCTGGTGTGGAAACTAGCGATGTAGGTTTTTTTGATATAAGTAATTTACCCGCCTTATCGATTAAAAGGAATACAAAAGAACAGATAGAATTAATGTTTGAATTTAATAATGATCCAAATAAAAATATTGTTTTTGATTGA
- a CDS encoding LysR family transcriptional regulator, with amino-acid sequence MLYQKGVNLMQIAWLQSFVEAAKKKSLTKAASTSNISQPALSKHINNLESYFNVKLFHRTTTGIELTEAGEHLYTRILPVIAEITAVRQELRQFHRTAPIVIGSLPSLATYYLPPRIKGRLSDQSIKLMIQNTSEELVQSLQEGRLDAILVDTLSIKDSLCNYELFIEPYYAVFPLDHPFRSRNTVELSELCKEPLIVHQAPCDTRKHIIEQMELLGHKPNIVSEVAFGDFIFGAVSAGMGITITPKLMAKNIGHQQVFGLPITNFGKKRSISLATKNSKLGLKLQSMLSS; translated from the coding sequence TTGTTATATCAAAAAGGAGTGAATTTGATGCAAATCGCGTGGTTACAAAGTTTTGTTGAAGCTGCCAAAAAAAAGAGTTTAACAAAAGCTGCCAGTACAAGTAACATTTCCCAACCGGCATTAAGCAAACATATCAATAATCTGGAAAGTTATTTTAATGTGAAATTATTTCATAGGACTACTACTGGGATTGAACTGACAGAAGCGGGCGAGCATTTATACACCCGAATTTTACCTGTTATTGCTGAAATAACTGCGGTTCGCCAAGAATTAAGACAATTTCATCGGACAGCCCCCATAGTTATAGGCAGTCTTCCCAGTCTAGCGACCTATTATCTACCTCCAAGGATCAAGGGGCGACTTTCGGATCAATCGATAAAATTAATGATTCAAAACACTTCTGAAGAACTGGTACAGTCATTACAGGAGGGAAGACTTGATGCAATCCTTGTAGATACACTATCCATCAAAGACTCATTATGTAATTATGAATTGTTTATAGAGCCCTATTATGCAGTGTTCCCGTTAGATCATCCTTTTCGATCCCGAAACACTGTTGAACTTTCCGAATTGTGTAAAGAACCTCTTATAGTCCATCAAGCTCCTTGTGACACCCGTAAACATATTATTGAACAAATGGAACTTTTGGGTCACAAGCCTAACATTGTTAGTGAAGTCGCGTTTGGCGATTTTATTTTTGGTGCCGTATCTGCCGGAATGGGGATAACGATTACTCCCAAATTGATGGCTAAAAATATCGGGCATCAACAGGTATTCGGTCTACCAATCACCAATTTTGGAAAAAAAAGATCTATTTCATTGGCCACTAAGAATTCTAAACTGGGTTTAAAACTACAATCCATGTTAAGTTCCTAG
- a CDS encoding DMT family transporter, whose amino-acid sequence MAWVYLIIGGILEVGWALGLGFSEGFTRIEIVIPTVILLVLSWWFFAKTLKVLPVSTAYAVFTGLGAFGTALVGMTFLGDPVSPTKIVLVVLLISCIIGLKLISDEPKEEKNARGSV is encoded by the coding sequence ATGGCATGGGTTTACTTAATTATTGGCGGAATTCTTGAAGTTGGCTGGGCACTTGGTCTAGGCTTTTCAGAAGGATTTACAAGAATAGAAATTGTTATTCCGACAGTTATATTATTAGTTCTTAGCTGGTGGTTTTTCGCTAAAACACTAAAGGTACTGCCCGTTTCGACGGCTTATGCAGTATTCACAGGTCTGGGTGCTTTTGGTACAGCTTTGGTGGGCATGACATTTTTAGGAGATCCCGTGAGTCCAACCAAGATTGTGTTAGTTGTCCTGCTAATTAGCTGTATTATCGGACTAAAATTAATTTCGGATGAACCAAAAGAAGAGAAAAATGCAAGGGGGAGTGTCTAA
- a CDS encoding RNase A-like domain-containing protein: MAAHEIKGGHLIERHVGKTDKELLERINKNPKITGSSTFKDRATAEKIVNNVLNDTNNKEVIQSWLDNPKSKSTLVLTYQGTEVIGREIKKAPIRLKI, translated from the coding sequence TTGGCTGCACATGAAATAAAAGGTGGACATTTGATTGAAAGACATGTTGGAAAAACGGATAAAGAGCTATTAGAGAGGATAAATAAAAATCCGAAAATTACTGGTTCATCTACCTTTAAAGATAGGGCTACGGCTGAGAAAATTGTTAATAATGTTTTGAACGATACAAACAATAAAGAAGTTATTCAATCTTGGCTAGATAATCCAAAAAGCAAGTCAACTTTAGTATTGACCTATCAGGGAACAGAGGTGATAGGAAGGGAGATAAAAAAGGCTCCGATTCGGTTAAAAATATGA
- the trpA gene encoding tryptophan synthase subunit alpha — protein MGKQHIEEVFQEKLAANEKLFVPYIMAGDGGLDCLEERLQFLQDCGASAVELGIPFSDPVADGPTIQDAGIRALNNGTTLANVLETVKSFKGTCTMPIIFMVYLNPIFIYGIEKFAADCAKAGVDGVIIPDLPLEEEAIVTDDLQANGIALIRLAALTSTIERLQQIAERTEGFLYAVSVTGTTGARATHQANVKDYLQQLKKMSKAPVLAGFGVSTPEQAHDLGSACDGVVVGSKIVDLFDKGEREEIRKLITMSNQKDGSVTTY, from the coding sequence ATGGGTAAACAACATATAGAGGAAGTATTTCAAGAAAAATTGGCCGCCAACGAAAAACTGTTTGTTCCCTATATCATGGCTGGTGACGGTGGGTTGGATTGTTTGGAAGAACGCCTGCAATTTTTACAAGATTGTGGAGCGAGTGCTGTGGAACTAGGAATCCCTTTTTCCGATCCAGTAGCAGATGGCCCAACAATTCAGGACGCCGGGATACGTGCATTAAATAATGGGACTACGCTCGCCAATGTGTTGGAAACTGTAAAAAGCTTTAAAGGTACATGTACCATGCCAATCATTTTTATGGTCTATTTAAATCCAATTTTCATCTATGGCATCGAGAAGTTCGCAGCTGATTGTGCAAAGGCCGGTGTTGATGGCGTGATTATTCCCGATTTGCCACTTGAAGAAGAAGCCATTGTTACAGATGATTTACAAGCAAACGGCATTGCCCTGATTCGTCTTGCTGCATTAACCAGCACAATAGAACGCCTGCAACAAATTGCCGAGCGGACAGAGGGATTCTTATACGCAGTTTCCGTAACCGGTACGACCGGAGCAAGAGCAACACACCAAGCCAATGTTAAAGACTATCTGCAACAGTTAAAGAAAATGTCCAAAGCCCCTGTCCTGGCAGGTTTCGGGGTATCCACACCAGAACAAGCACATGACTTAGGGTCAGCATGTGATGGCGTTGTGGTCGGAAGTAAAATTGTTGATTTGTTTGACAAGGGTGAGCGTGAGGAGATTAGGAAGCTGATCACAATGAGCAATCAAAAGGATGGTTCCGTTACCACCTATTAA
- a CDS encoding ABC transporter ATP-binding protein: MNGIVEMQNVSWKRQGETILSDINWQVTKGEHWAVLGLNGSGKTTLLNMINGYIWPTTGKVSVLEQPFGQTDIRELRKSIGWVSSSLQERIKGTELAENIVVSGKYASIGLYDTPTGADFERGYQLMEQIGCSHLIGRTYQTCSQGERQKILIARGLMASPELLILDEPTNGLDFISREELMASINHLASQADAPTILFVTHHIEEILPVFTHTLLLKQGTVYAKGDRDDMLSKERLSAFFDIPVQVDWREERAWMTR; encoded by the coding sequence GTGAACGGAATAGTAGAAATGCAAAATGTTTCATGGAAACGGCAAGGGGAAACGATTTTATCAGATATCAATTGGCAAGTCACGAAGGGGGAGCACTGGGCCGTATTGGGTCTAAATGGTTCTGGTAAAACAACGCTGTTAAACATGATTAATGGATATATTTGGCCAACAACAGGGAAGGTTTCCGTGCTGGAGCAGCCGTTCGGACAAACGGACATTAGAGAACTCCGTAAATCAATTGGCTGGGTTAGTTCCTCGCTTCAAGAACGCATCAAAGGAACCGAGCTGGCAGAGAACATTGTTGTTAGTGGAAAATATGCTTCGATTGGACTATATGACACCCCGACTGGGGCTGATTTTGAAAGAGGATACCAGCTTATGGAGCAAATTGGCTGCAGTCATTTAATTGGACGCACCTATCAAACCTGTTCCCAGGGAGAAAGGCAAAAGATTCTAATCGCACGAGGACTAATGGCATCGCCGGAGCTATTAATTTTAGACGAACCTACCAACGGACTGGATTTTATTTCACGTGAAGAGCTAATGGCTTCCATTAATCATCTGGCAAGCCAGGCAGATGCACCAACGATTTTGTTTGTCACCCATCATATAGAAGAAATATTGCCTGTATTCACTCATACTTTATTGTTGAAACAGGGAACCGTTTATGCAAAAGGGGATAGAGACGATATGTTATCAAAGGAGCGTTTGTCGGCGTTTTTTGATATTCCTGTGCAGGTTGACTGGCGGGAAGAACGGGCGTGGATGACAAGATAG
- a CDS encoding YibE/F family protein has translation MNVMINKLKNMTYKQILFYIILTICFVASLVFVYHNYAFYDRPIAKVTQTKLVDTTEVTDEHHNQDKLFTQHIIAELKNGKEKGQDVLLTNKYSLSGAYDQEYHVGNELFVSINKHDKDNSHLTGSIKDVKRDKFAVTVAWIFIFFLLIVGKKRGLFAVISLAVNAALLTYALDVYVNSANTSLLWICGISAVFFTVISLLLVSGFNEKTYAAIMATLLGTFISLLISYLVLWVTSENGLRYEEMQFLTRPYRLVFMAGLLLGSLGGVMDVAITMSASIFGLYETDHHISDKALKTSGREIGKDIMGPITNILFFVYISGSIPMLILYLNNGSPMTFSFSMNLSLELARALAGGIGIVITIPIALYTAIFFVKRKRARS, from the coding sequence TTGAATGTGATGATCAACAAATTGAAAAACATGACATATAAACAAATTCTGTTTTATATCATTTTGACTATCTGCTTTGTTGCATCGCTTGTTTTCGTATATCACAATTATGCATTTTATGATCGTCCAATTGCTAAAGTCACCCAAACAAAGCTGGTCGATACAACTGAAGTGACAGATGAACATCATAATCAAGACAAGCTATTCACACAGCATATCATTGCCGAATTAAAAAATGGCAAGGAAAAAGGGCAAGACGTCCTTTTAACGAATAAATATTCATTATCTGGAGCTTATGACCAGGAATATCATGTTGGAAATGAATTATTCGTTTCGATTAATAAACATGATAAAGACAATAGCCATCTTACGGGAAGCATAAAAGACGTCAAACGCGATAAATTTGCCGTTACCGTAGCATGGATATTTATTTTTTTCCTGCTAATCGTTGGTAAAAAGCGCGGGCTGTTTGCTGTGATTAGTTTAGCGGTCAATGCCGCTTTGTTAACCTATGCACTGGATGTATATGTGAATTCAGCAAATACGAGTTTGTTATGGATTTGCGGGATAAGTGCTGTCTTTTTTACGGTCATTTCGCTATTGCTTGTTAGCGGTTTTAATGAAAAAACCTATGCAGCTATCATGGCAACTTTATTGGGGACGTTTATTTCCCTGCTCATATCCTATCTCGTGTTATGGGTGACTTCCGAAAATGGACTTCGGTATGAAGAGATGCAATTTCTGACTCGCCCTTATCGATTGGTGTTCATGGCCGGATTATTACTTGGGTCGTTGGGCGGCGTCATGGATGTGGCCATTACCATGTCTGCTTCCATCTTTGGGCTGTATGAAACGGACCACCATATATCCGATAAAGCGTTAAAAACTTCAGGACGGGAGATTGGCAAGGACATTATGGGGCCGATCACGAATATCTTATTTTTTGTCTATATTAGCGGCTCGATTCCTATGCTGATTTTGTATTTGAATAACGGTTCTCCAATGACGTTCTCCTTTTCCATGAACCTCTCCCTGGAATTGGCCCGCGCCTTAGCTGGTGGGATTGGCATCGTAATCACCATTCCAATCGCACTATATACGGCTATTTTTTTCGTTAAGCGAAAGAGGGCGAGATCATGA
- a CDS encoding lipoate--protein ligase family protein: MQDSWGFLDTGVHDAATNMALDELLLIWHSEGKIPPILRFYQWAKPSLSVGYFQDVHKTIDPSALQQYRIPVVRRLTGGSAVLHDDELTYSLVIAENKSFIPASITEAYYVLSKGIFDGYANLGITVDYAKQRHSIQNRSAVCFERPALYELLAGGKKISGNAQTRQKGVLLQHGSIPHSMNKTILFDLFRFPSEEIRERKRAAFDTKATTIRQETNRSISMSTMKDAFKQGFETGVDIKLSPFELTNQQWEEVYQLAADKYSNHDWNFKHHSKERVLNG; encoded by the coding sequence TTGCAAGATTCATGGGGATTTTTAGACACCGGAGTACACGATGCTGCAACAAATATGGCATTAGATGAATTGTTGCTTATTTGGCACAGTGAAGGAAAAATCCCGCCCATTTTACGTTTCTATCAATGGGCAAAACCAAGTTTATCTGTTGGCTATTTTCAGGATGTTCATAAAACGATTGATCCATCAGCATTGCAACAGTATAGGATACCAGTGGTTCGCCGGTTAACCGGTGGTAGTGCGGTACTGCACGATGATGAGTTAACCTACAGTCTTGTTATTGCGGAGAACAAATCATTTATCCCAGCATCTATCACGGAAGCTTACTATGTTCTATCCAAGGGTATCTTTGACGGGTATGCCAATTTAGGAATCACAGTCGATTATGCCAAACAAAGACATTCCATTCAAAACCGTTCTGCAGTGTGTTTTGAAAGACCGGCGTTATACGAGTTGCTGGCGGGTGGGAAGAAAATATCCGGCAATGCACAAACCCGGCAAAAAGGAGTATTGCTGCAGCATGGATCGATTCCACATTCCATGAACAAAACGATACTTTTCGATCTATTCCGTTTTCCAAGTGAGGAAATACGAGAAAGAAAAAGAGCAGCATTTGATACAAAAGCAACAACCATCCGTCAAGAAACAAACCGATCCATATCCATGAGCACTATGAAAGACGCGTTTAAACAAGGTTTTGAAACTGGAGTAGATATCAAACTATCTCCATTTGAATTAACCAATCAGCAATGGGAGGAAGTCTACCAGCTAGCTGCTGATAAATACAGCAATCATGATTGGAATTTCAAACATCATTCAAAGGAGCGTGTACTTAATGGCTAA